In one window of Juglans regia cultivar Chandler chromosome 3, Walnut 2.0, whole genome shotgun sequence DNA:
- the LOC109012689 gene encoding uncharacterized protein LOC109012689 — protein MAGVIRKFFIASMFMWVAPVAILYGFNHNLLPGSTQLSPHSLTLVSGFLAVISVNVVIALYVYMAMKEPSDKHEPDPAFLAEAKASVSQSTSQADNSSQPVKKQQ, from the exons ATGGCAGGAGTGATAAGAAAGTTTTTCATTGCGTCCATGTTTATGTGGGTTGCTCCTGTCGCAATATTGTATGGTTTTAACCATAATTTGCTTCCGG GTTCAACACAGTTGTCTCCCCATTCTCTGACGCTGGTTAGTGGCTTCCTTGCTGTCATATCTGTCAATGTGGTTATTGCCCTCTATGTATATATGGCAATGAAGGAACCTTCAGATAAACATGAGCCAGATCCTGCATTTCTTGCTGAAGCGAAAGCTAGTGTCAGTCAGTCTACAAGTCAAGCCGATAATTCTTCCCAGCCAGTAAAGAAGCAACAGTAG
- the LOC109012688 gene encoding protein SUPPRESSOR OF FRI 4-like — translation MGKKKKRTSSKVWCYYCDREFEDEKILVQHQKAKHFKCHVCHKKLSTAGGMIIHVLQVHKESVTKVPNAKPSRESTDIEIYGMQGIPPDVLAAHYGEEEGDAPSKVAKVDIPSTSRGGVVPGSSAFGYPQPTLSTMQPMGVGYSYNSAVPVPPAAWAVRPRPQPWYQQYPAVSVPPPPPLGYAQQPLFPVQNMRPPLPSTTSPELQPSQINPPGLPIFNPAPVSQPLFPVVGNNNMATQSSPFSAPTLSTSILSSSPTEVKGSIDAHSGANTSVTSNYLALSIPGGPLINSHSYASGPNTGGPSIGPPPVIANKAPATQPATNEVYLVWDDEAMSMEERRMSLMKYQVHDETSQMSSIDAAIDKRILESRLAGRMAF, via the exons atgggaaagaagaagaagaggacgTCATCAAAGGTGTGGTGCTACTACTGTGACAGGGAGTTCGAGGACGAGAAGATACTCGTGCAGCACCAGAAGGCCAAGCACTTCAAGTGCCATGTCTGCCACAAGAAACTCTCCACCGCCGGTGGCATGATCATCCACGTTCTCCAGGTCCACAAGGAGTCCGTcaccaa AGTCCCTAATGCAAAACCTAGTAGAGAGTCCACAGATATTGAAATATATGGAATGCAAGGAATCCCTCCTGATGTCTTGGCTGCTCACTATGGAGAGGAAG AAGGCGACGCTCCATCAAAAGTGGCTAAAGTGGATATCCCATCTACCTCACGTGGTGGCGTAGTGCCAGGATCATCGGCCTTTGGATATCCTCAACCTACTTTGAGCACAATGCAGCCAAT gGGTGTTGGTTATAGTTATAACTCTGCAGTACCAGTGCCTCCTGCTGCTTGGGCAGTTCGTCCTCGTCCCCAGCCTTGGTACCAACAGTATCCTGCAGTTTCAGTTCCTCCTCCTCCCCCATTGGGTTATGCACAACAGCCATTGTTTCCTGTGCAGAACATGAGGCCACCTTTACCATCAACCACATCACCTGAGCTACAGCCTTCACAGATTAATCCTCCAGGACTGCCCATATTCAATCCTGCCCCTGTATCACAACCATTGTTTCCTGTTGTTGGGAACAACAATATGGCTACTCAGAGTTCACCCTTTTCTGCCCCCACGCTTTCGACAAGTATTCTATCAAGCTCTCCAACAGAAGTTAAAGGCTCAATTGACGCACATTCTGGTGCTAACACTTCCGTGACAAGCAATTACCTAGCACTAAGCATTCCAG GCGGGCCATTGATCAATTCACATTCTTATGCATCTGGTCCAAATACTGGTGGTCCTTCAATTGGACCACCCCCAGTAATTGCAAACAAAGCTCCTGCTACACAGCCAGCCACTAATGAGGTCTATCTAGTTTGGGATGACGAGGCAATGTCCATG GAGGAAAGAAGAATGTCCTTAATGAAGTATCAGGTGCATGACGAAACTAGCCAG ATGAGCTCTATTGATGCAGCCATAGACAAAAGAATATTGGAGAGCAGGCTAGCTGGTCGAATGGccttttaa